In Anabas testudineus chromosome 12, fAnaTes1.2, whole genome shotgun sequence, one genomic interval encodes:
- the chrm5a gene encoding muscarinic acetylcholine receptor M5a encodes MQELLPWLDASNHKKTMDGENHLNSTVNTSTMDIQLVSHSLWEVITIATVSAIVSLITIVGNVLVMLSFKVNSQLKTVNNYYLLSLAAADLIIGVFSMNLYTSYILMGYWALGNLACDLWLAVDYVASNASVMNLLVISFDRYFSITRPLTYRAKRTPKRAGIMIGLAWLVSLVLWAPPILCWQYFVGKRTVPERECQIPFFSEPVITFGTAIAAFYIPVSVMTILYCRIYKETEKRTKDLAELQGINYPAETGVTQPQKTIIRSCFSCKLQSASHDRNQASWSSSSRSNAGKSAATTNDEWSKAGQLTTFNSYASSDDEDRPVSPGGFQPSFRNQACEASKSGACSESEQLSSYDEDSFFQTPPKSSSQKSKCVSYKFKPVAKDTHVDHQSKNGGTKMASSAFSSAESMSVPSTSSTSKPIDMTLKNQITKRKRMVLIKEKKAAQTLSAILLAFILTWTPYNIMVLISTFCSQCIPRSLWHLGYWLCYVNSTVNPMCYALCNKTFQKTFRMLLFCQWKKKRTEEKLYWYGQNPAVNSKLT; translated from the coding sequence atgcaaGAACTCCTGCCATGGTTGGATGCCAGTAACCACAAGAAGACAATGGATGGAGAGAATCATCTAAACTCCACTGTAAATACCAGTACAATGGATATCCAACTGGTCTCACATAGTCTCTGGGAAGTCATCACTATTGCAACTGTGTCAGCTATAGTCAGCCTCATCACCATTGTTGGGAATGTTCTGGTAATGCTGTCTTTCAAAGTCAACAGCCAGCTGAAGACAGTGAACAATTACTATCTGCTGAGTCTGGCAGCAGCAGACCTCATCATAGGCGTTTTCTCTATGAATCTTTATACCTCTTATATACTGATGGGCTACTGGGCATTAGGAAACCTTGCCTGTGACCTATGGTTGGCAGTGGATTATGTAGCCAGTAATGCCTCAGTCATGAATCTGCTGGTGATCAGTTTTGACAGATATTTCTCGATCACACGGCCGCTTACCTACAGAGCCAAACGGACACCCAAACGAGCTGGGATTATGATAGGGCTGGCCTGGCTGGTGTCGCTTGTTCTGTGGGCTCCACCGATTCTGTGCTGGCAATACTTTGTTGGGAAAAGGACTGTACCTGAGAGGGAATGCCAGATCCCATTCTTCTCTGAGCCAGTCATAACCTTTGGAACAGCGATTGCTGCCTTTTATATTCCAGTGTCAGTCATGACAATCCTGTACTGTCGAATCTacaaggagacagagaagaggaccAAAGATCTGGCTGAGCTGCAGGGAATTAACTATCCAGCAGAGACTGGGGTCACCCAACCACAGAAGACAATTATTAGATCCTGTTTTAGCTGTAAACTACAATCAGCTTCACATGATAGGAACCAAGCCTCCTGGTCGTCCTCCAGCAGGAGCAATGCTGGCAAATCAGCCGCCACAACCAATGATGAATGGTCTAAAGCTGGTCAGCTGACCACCTTCAATAGTTATGCTTCCTCAGATGATGAAGACAGACCTGTGTCTCCAGGAGGCTTCCAGCCCTCATTCAGGAACCAGGCCTGCGAGGCCAGCAAGAGTGGAGCGTGCAGTGAGAGCGAGCAGCTGAGCAGCTATGATGAGGACAGTTTCTTCCAGACGCCGCCAAAAAGCAGCTCTCAGAAGAGCAAATGTGTGTCATACAAGTTTAAACCTGTGGCGAAAGACACTCATGTTGATCACCAGAGCAAAAATGGAGGCACCAAAATGGCATCATCTGCCTTTTCATCAGCTGAGTCCATGAGCGTTCCATCCACCTCCTCGACGTCTAAGCCCATTGACATGACGCTGAAGAACCAGATCACTAAGAGGAAGAGAATGGTGCTCATCAAGGAGAAGAAGGCCGCTCAGACTCTCAGTGCCATCTTGCTGGCCTTCATCCTAACATGGACGCCGTACAACATCATGGTGCTGATTTCCACCTTCTGCTCACAGTGCATACCCCGCTCCCTCTGGCATCTGGGCTACTGGCTTTGCTACGTCAACAGCACCGTAAATCCCATGTGCTATGCCCTTTGTAACAAGACTTTTCAAAAGACCTTTCGcatgcttttattctgtcagtggaagaaaaaaaggactgaggagaaACTGTACTGGTATGGGCAAAACCCTGCGGTCAACTCCAAACTGACCTAG
- the zgc:194887 gene encoding fibrinogen-related domain-containing protein yields MKCLRCWLPAVTLLLLAVVGVNVAHLQAENLNLLPQDKHNLVLNRGMRVLPRDCHEMLMTSSGQARDGVYLIQPGGSPIAVYCAMQEGGWTVVQHITVNSSVNFDRTWTEYMHGFGDVTGDHWLGNEYLHQLTRGPGRFKLGVKLVDQDAITKMGEYDPVLVEDEASAYRLRLGLFQGTAVDALTLDTENYLHDNQKFTTKDRDNDNYFQNCAKLEFQGVAGGGWWYDACAGANLNRRNVIYWQKDCNKERLCKYAWMLVRPSDTVKLIHSGDCKRDEL; encoded by the exons ATGAAGTGTTTGAGATGCTGGCTGCCAGCAGTGACCCTGCTTCTGCTCGCTGTGGTTGGAGTTAATGTGGCACATCTCCAAGCTGAGAACCTGAATCTATTACCCCAAGACAAGCATAACTTGGTCCTTAACCGTGGAATGAGAG TTCTGCCCAGAGACTGCCATGAAATGCTGATGACCTCATCAGGCCAGGCCAGAGATGGGGTGTACCTGATCCAACCTGGTGGCTCCCCCATTGCGGTCTACTGTGCCATGCAGGAGGGAGGATGGACAGTGGTGCAACATATCACTGTCAACAGCAGTGTGAATTTTGATCGCACCTGGACTGAGTACATGCACGGATTTGGGGACGTTACGGGGGATCACTGGCTTGGAAATGAATATCTTCATCAGCTCACCCGTGGCCCTGGGCGCTTTAAACTAGGAGTAAAACTAGTGGATCAAGACGCCATCACTAAGATGGGAGAGTACGACCCCGTCCTAGTGGAGGACGAAGCATCAGCATACAGGCTGAGGCTGGGATTGTTCCAGGGGACGGCTGTGGATGCTTTGACACTGGATACTGAGAACTACCTCCATGACAACCAAAAGTTCACCACTAAAGACAGAGACAACGACAACTACTTCCAGAACTGTGCAAAGCTGGAGTTTCAGGGAGTGgcaggaggaggttggtggtATGACGCCTGTGCTGGGGCCAATTTAAATCGCAGGAACGTCATCTACTGGCAAAAGGACTGCAACAAGGAGCGACTGTGCAAGTATGCATGGATGTTGGTGAGACCTTCGGACACAGTAAAACTGATTCACAGTGGGGACTGCAAGAGAGATGAGCTATAA